The following is a genomic window from Synergistaceae bacterium.
CCTCTTCCTGATGAGCCTGACGGTGGGATTCGGAGTGCTGCTCGGCAGGATAACCGTGCGCGGGATCAACATGGGCATATCCGGGGCACTGTTCGTCGGCCTCTTCTTCGGCGCGGCGGGCTATTCCGTGCCGAGCGAGTACTTCACGTGGAACCTTATGTTCTTCGTAGTCGCGGTCGGACTGCTGGCCGCCGAGGACACCGCGCGAGTCATCAGGAGGTATGGCACTCGCTTCGTGCTGCTGTCGATAGTGGTCACCGGGGCCGGGGCGCTGGCGACCCTCGCGGCGGGGCTCCTCTTCTCCGGCTCGGCCTCCCCGTACATGATAGCGGGGACATACACGGGAGCGCTCACCAGCTCGCCGGGACTCGGCGCGGCCCTGGAGGCCACGGCGAACAACCCGGACGTGGCGCTGGGCTACTCGATAGCCTACCCGTTCGGAGTGATGGCGGTGGTGCTCTTCGTTCAGCTCGCCCCGGCGATCTTCGGGATGGACGTGGCAAAGGAGAGGGAGGAACTGGCGCGCGAGCTCGAAGATGGGAGCCCGTCCACGGCTGCGGAGGAGTCCCGTTCGGCGTCGACTCCCTTCTCGCTGCTGAGCTTCGTGCTCTGCATAGTCGGCGGTACCGTGATCGGCGAGATCGAAGTCCCTCTCGGATCGCTGGGCACGGTCAGTCTTGGCACTACCGGCGGGGCGCTGCTCTTCGCCCTCTTCGCCGGCAGCTTCGATCATATAGGCCCGCTGCCGATGAGGATGGACAAGGGAGTGCTGTCGGCCATCCGATCGATATCCCTGGGGTATTTCCTGGCTGTGGTGGGGTTGAACGCGGGAGGAGGGGCGCTGAAGGCCTTTCTGGACCACGGGCCGCTGCTGATAGCGGTCGGCATAGGCGCGGCGCTGGCCGCGGAGCTCGCGGGATTCTTCCTGGGCCGATACGTCTTCAAGATCAACTGGATCATCCTGGCGGGCGCGATATGCGGCGCGATGACGAGCACGCCGGGGCTCGCCGCCGCGATAGACGCGACCGGCACGGACGAGTGCAGCGCAGGCTACGGCGCGGCCTACCCGGTGGCGATAGTCTGCATGGTAGTCTTCACCACGATGCTGGCGGCCTTTTTCAGGGTGAGGTAGGGGGAGATCCCTCCTCCCTCCGGTCGTCGGGATGACAGTTGGGGCTGCTTTGCGGTCTCTTGTCGTCCCGAGGAGCAAAGCGACGAGGGGAGGAATCTCCAGGCCAAGGCGTCTCAAGTCGAGATTCCCCCTCCCTCCCGTCGTCGGGATGACAGTTGGGGCTGCTTTGCGGTCTCTTGTCGTCCCGAACGGCGTGCAGCGACGGAGGGACCTTGACCGCCTTTGCATTGCGCCAAGAAACAGTCCGCTAAGAGGCTCGCGGGGCGACATTGATTTTTAAGCTTCTTTCTGTATAATCTTAGTTGGCGAAAAGCCGTGAACTTATCAATATTGAGGAGGTTCTTCCATGTCAAGCTCAGTACTCCGTTCCGCAGACAGGTCCGCAACAGCCGATGCTCTCCTCTTCTACTACCCGGCCGTATTTCTTCTCTTCTTTGCCGACATACCGATTGTCGACTTCCCCGAGGTGCGCATAGGACTGCTGGACATCCTCCCGAAGCTCGAGGGGATCTCCTGGCCGGCCATTGGCATCGTATTCGCCGTCTTCATGCTCATCGCCACCATACGGTACGTGGCGGGCGGGGGCGAGTCCGACCTGTGGAGGGTTCTGCTCAGAGGCGGGCATGCGATAATCGTCACTCTGTCCTTCATCGGATTCCTCTTCGTCCCGGTGGGCGTCACCCTTACGGGGATGGTGGACCCAGGCGGCGTGCTCGAGGCGTTCGCCTCCTTCCGGGGCGCGTTCTTCTTCCTGACCCTGTTCGTGATGTCGGGAATGAGCCATGCGTACCTGGCCGAAGGAAGGACCGACACCAGTGCTTCAATCACCGATTCGCCGCCTAAGCTCATAGCCGCCCAGATGGCGATGCTCTCAGCGGCCTTCCTCTTCCTCGTGCTGGAGGCCCCCGGCACCCTGCCCTCTCTTCTCTATTCCGTGACAGTGCCGCACTGGGTCATCCCCAGCCTCCCGATAGTCCTGGCCCTCACTGGCGCACTCTTCTCATCCTTCGGAGGCGGACGAGAGCACGCGGCCCTTCTGGCCCTCATGCTGCGCCTCTGCGCGCTGCTCTCCCTGGTGGCGCCGGTAGTGGTGCTTATCATGGGCAGGGCGGAGGAGTCCGGCATGGCTCTCTACATGGCCTCCCTGGCGCTGTTCGTCTCCTCTGTCAAGGGAGTCGACTGCCTGCAGGATGCGTGCGGCGGAGGGTTATAAAACAGGAAGAAACAGCCTGTCTCCGGATTAGCGAGCAACATGACCATAAAACCACAGGCGCGGACCGGGCATGTTCCCGAGTCCGCAC
Proteins encoded in this region:
- a CDS encoding YidE/YbjL duplication, with protein sequence MNLLEIATSLMKNSLFLMSLTVGFGVLLGRITVRGINMGISGALFVGLFFGAAGYSVPSEYFTWNLMFFVVAVGLLAAEDTARVIRRYGTRFVLLSIVVTGAGALATLAAGLLFSGSASPYMIAGTYTGALTSSPGLGAALEATANNPDVALGYSIAYPFGVMAVVLFVQLAPAIFGMDVAKEREELARELEDGSPSTAAEESRSASTPFSLLSFVLCIVGGTVIGEIEVPLGSLGTVSLGTTGGALLFALFAGSFDHIGPLPMRMDKGVLSAIRSISLGYFLAVVGLNAGGGALKAFLDHGPLLIAVGIGAALAAELAGFFLGRYVFKINWIILAGAICGAMTSTPGLAAAIDATGTDECSAGYGAAYPVAIVCMVVFTTMLAAFFRVR